One Thiocapsa bogorovii DNA segment encodes these proteins:
- the mnhG gene encoding monovalent cation/H(+) antiporter subunit G — translation MSILDVVSTGLLVLGGGFFLAGTVGLLRFPDVYTRLHALTKADNLGLGLIVAGLAVQAESWAAAGKLALIWLLVLVASAFACHLVARAALRRGIRPWT, via the coding sequence ATGTCGATCCTTGATGTCGTCTCGACCGGCCTGCTGGTCCTCGGCGGAGGCTTCTTCCTCGCCGGGACGGTGGGCCTGCTGCGCTTCCCCGATGTCTACACCCGTCTGCATGCCCTGACCAAGGCGGACAACCTGGGGCTTGGGTTGATCGTGGCCGGGCTTGCGGTGCAGGCGGAGTCATGGGCAGCGGCGGGCAAGTTGGCGCTGATTTGGCTCCTGGTCCTGGTCGCCTCGGCCTTTGCCTGCCATCTGGTCGCGCGTGCTGCGCTGCGCCGCGGGATCCGGCCATGGACCTGA
- a CDS encoding monovalent cation/H+ antiporter complex subunit F, with translation MSLLYLVLALVLIFTLAAGLWRILRGPTPADRMLAAQLFGTTAVAVLLLLAEASGHPAVRDVALVFALLAAVTMVAFVRRSWSGEEEASHVDP, from the coding sequence ATGAGCCTTTTGTATCTCGTACTTGCCCTCGTCTTGATCTTCACGCTGGCCGCCGGGCTTTGGCGCATCCTGCGCGGACCCACACCGGCGGATCGGATGCTCGCGGCCCAGTTGTTCGGCACCACTGCGGTCGCGGTTCTGCTGCTGCTCGCCGAGGCTTCCGGGCACCCGGCGGTGCGCGATGTCGCACTGGTGTTTGCCCTCCTGGCCGCCGTCACTATGGTGGCCTTCGTGCGCCGGAGCTGGAGCGGCGAGGAGGAGGCCAGCCATGTCGATCCTTGA
- a CDS encoding Na+/H+ antiporter subunit E, whose translation MRLQGPLPIVRTLALRLALFSLLWWVLTEGQPGSWPLGSLFVVLATALSLALSRPVPWSVVGFARFVPFFLWWSLRGGVDVAWRACVPTLPIAPGILTYRFRLPPGRARVFMTAVISLLPGTLSAEIVRNELFVHVLDQRASSEADLAALEDKVGALFRVSPSTPQSTHAETS comes from the coding sequence ATGCGACTACAAGGACCCCTGCCGATTGTGCGAACACTGGCGCTGCGTCTGGCGCTCTTCTCGCTGCTGTGGTGGGTGTTGACCGAGGGGCAGCCGGGTTCTTGGCCGCTCGGCAGTCTCTTTGTTGTGCTGGCCACTGCCTTGAGTCTGGCACTGTCGCGTCCGGTACCCTGGTCCGTGGTCGGTTTTGCCCGCTTCGTTCCTTTCTTTCTCTGGTGGTCGCTGCGTGGAGGGGTCGATGTCGCCTGGCGGGCCTGTGTGCCGACTCTGCCCATCGCACCCGGCATCCTGACCTATCGGTTTCGCCTTCCGCCCGGTCGGGCGCGTGTCTTCATGACGGCCGTCATCAGCCTCCTGCCGGGAACCTTGAGCGCCGAGATCGTTCGGAATGAGCTCTTCGTCCACGTTTTGGATCAGCGTGCTTCAAGCGAGGCGGATCTGGCGGCTTTGGAAGACAAGGTCGGCGCGCTCTTTCGTGTTTCGCCAAGCACGCCGCAGAGCACCCATGCCGAGACATCATGA
- a CDS encoding NADH-quinone oxidoreductase subunit K → MTPAVLYALTGLGLFVLGLHALIVHAHLLRKILAFNVMGSGVFLVLAGLAGRTPSGIPDPVPHAMVITGIVVAVAATALALSLMLRVTGATGHARLPDETER, encoded by the coding sequence ATGACACCTGCGGTCCTCTATGCCCTGACGGGGCTCGGGCTCTTCGTGCTCGGTCTCCACGCCTTGATCGTGCATGCCCATCTGCTGCGTAAGATCCTGGCGTTCAACGTGATGGGCAGCGGCGTCTTCCTGGTCCTGGCCGGCCTGGCAGGGCGCACGCCCTCGGGGATCCCGGATCCGGTGCCCCACGCGATGGTGATTACCGGGATCGTGGTGGCGGTTGCCGCCACGGCCCTGGCACTCAGTCTCATGCTGCGTGTGACGGGGGCAACCGGGCACGCCCGCTTGCCCGACGAGACCGAGCGCTGA